TTTTGTTTTGACTATTATCTTTTTAACCCAATATATTATTGTATAAAAAAACTGTTCCATAATATTTTTTAATAATCAATTGATAGATTAAAACTCCATCGAAATGTTTACCATAAAAATTATTATGAAACAGCTCCTTAATTTATATTTTTAGTTTTTTAATTGACTCAAATAATTATTTGACCAAGTTTTGAAGCTTGATTTTGGATATTGGTCAATCAATTTCTGAAATAAATCAATTGCCTCTTTGTTATTACCCAATAATTGATGACATCTTGCTTCGTAATAAAGCAAATCATCTGCAAAATAATCATCACTGCTTGCAAATTTTGTAGCAGTCTTGAAATAAGCAACAGCCTGATTGAGATTTTTTTCTACCACAGGGCTTTTACCTCTGCTATATAATCTTGAACCCTCAGTAAATGCATTTTTTGCCATGACAGGGTATATCTCCTGTCTTAACTTATTATATAGTTGTTTTGAATTTGACGTCAAATTCTCTGATTTAACAACATATAATTTATTTGCTGCAGCTTCTTTGTCATTATCTAGATAAAATGCCACTGCACTTTGAAGATTTTCCAACGCTTCAAAGTTGGCTGCTTTTTCTTCATACTGTTTAGCAAGCTCATTTTTTTCATCTAAATCTAATTGTAATTTTTCCTTGTCACTATTAAGAGAATCTAATAAAGTATCATATTCATTTTCTTTGGTTAATATCTCTTTTCTCAGGTTATCAGCTTCCTTTGTCTTGCTTTTCACTTTTCCCGGTACAATCAGGAATACTGCAACTAGAAGTCCAATGACAACACCAAATATTACATAACCAAACTGTAATACTGATGGGTTAATCCTGCTTTCTTTCTTGGGCTTAGCCTTGATTAAATAATTTTCTTGTTTTTTATCAATTGCATATATCTTCTCTTTTTCTTTGGATTCTTCTGGGTCTTGTGAGGTTATTTCTTCATAATACTTTAATGCTACATAATTACTTTTATCAATAGATAAAACTTTTAATAATATTTTTTTTGCCTTTGTCAAATTATTGTCATGTATGTAACAAAGTGCTAACAAACAATAAGCTTTTACAAAATTAGGATTAAGACTTATTACTTTTTTAAGTTGTATAACTGCTAGATCTTCGCTTTTTTGTTCAATGTATTTCAATGCCTGATTATATTTTTTAACAGCAGAATTTATTGTATCTAATTTGTGTTGATTGTGATGAATCTTTTCAATATAATAATCAGCAATATTATTATCTTTTTGTATATTTTTACTTATTACCCACTGTTGAAGTGCAGATACAACTTCACCTATCTCAAAATATATAAGTCCTAATAAATTACGGGCATCTATATTGTTTTTATCTAATTTCAAACTTCTTTTCAATAAGCTGATAGCTCCAGTAAGATCTCTGAGCTTAGCAACTTGCAAACCTTGATTATATAGTAATTTTGAAGTATTCTGAATTTTTTCATATATATCAATTTTCAATCCACAATTAGTGCATGTATACTCATCATTTAATTCACTACCGCATTTTAGGCATAATCTACTCATTATTATCTCACCACTCTACTTATCATCATTTTTTATTTCTCTAATCATCTCTTGTAAAATATCGGACACATCTTTTGAATCATAAGCATATATTGATTCTTCTGCTTGTTCAATTTCCAAGCATGGTTTAAATCTTTTAATTTCTTCTTCAAAATTAATCATATTGGTCCTCCTCTTTGATTTTACTTTTAATATAGCCAACCAGATATAATGAACCGATACAACATACCATTCTACCTTCCCTACTTAACTGCATTGCATAATCAACTGCATCATGTATGTTAGCTATTGGACAAATATTATCGTAACCTAACTTTTCGCAGGATTCCTTAAGTAGATTAACGTCTGTTGCTCTATCACTATCTATCTGAGTCAAAATCATCCTATTTATATTATTACATTTTTTCAGTTCACTAATCATTTCATTGTAAGGTTTATCTTTTAAACTAGCGTATAAAATGTTGATTTCTGTATTATCATATAAATTATTAATATTATTTACAAACATGCTGATACCCTGGGCATTATGTGCTCCATCAATTAGCATATTGTCCATTACATATTCCATTCTACCTGGCCACTTGAATTTTTTAAGACCTTTTAATATAGATTCTGTGTTTAGATTCATACCTTCATCTATTAATACTTCAACAGCGGTAAGTGCAATGGAAACATTAATAATTTGGTAATTTGCTATAGTGTTTAAAAAAACTTCTTCATAATTATAATACTTGTTATTTATAGAAAAATCAATGTTTTTCTTGGTTCTTTTTAAAATACTATAGTGGAAATCATTGTAACTATAAAGTTTCGATTTTTTATTTACACATTCGACATTTATTGTGTCAAATATCTCTTTTTTATCATAATATAAAACTGTAGGTCTGCCTTGTTTGATTATACCTGCTTTTTCTTTTGCAATTTCTTCTATAGTATTTCCAAGAATAGCAACATGGTCAAGTCCTATTGATGTTATTATAGTTAGTATAGGATTTTCAATTACATTGGTTGAATCTAGTCTGCCTCCTAAGCCTGTTTCTAGGATTACATAATCTACGTTTTTATTTTTATAATATACTAATGCTATGGCTACAAGTACTTCAAAAAAAGTTGGATGGTTGAAACCGTTATCTACCATATAATCTATTTTTTCTTTAATTAGGATTAGTATGTTTGTTAGGTCGTCGTTGCTTATGTTGGTGTTGTTTATTTTTATTCTTTCGTTTATTTCTACAAGGTGTGGTGATGTGAATAATCCAGTTTTGTAGCCATGTTCGCATAGTATGTATGAGAGCATTGTGCATACGGAACCTTTGCCGTTTGTTCCTGCTACGTGTATGAATTTTAGGTTGTTTTGGGGGTTATCTAATAGTTTTAGAAGGGTTTTTATGTTGTCGAGTCCTGATTTTACTCCGAATTTTGGTATATCAAGTATATATTTTACAGCTTTATTATAGTTCAAGGGTTAATACCTCCAGGGATTTATATTAAAATACATAAGTTTAAGATGCATATAGTTGTATTTTTTGACTTTTTTTGATGATTAAATTCTATATAAATGTATCATATTAGGTTGGGAGTTTCAATAGTAAAATAGATGATTGGGGTTAGTATATGGGGGCAGGTGGTATAGGACTCGTTTTACTTGCCTTACTCCAAGGAACGGTCTGCGTAAAACGAGTCCTATACCACCTTTTTTATTGTGTACGTCAATTCAGGTATTTCATTGTAGTTAGTTTTTAAGAGTTCTTAGTAACCTCTCTATTCAATTCGATGTGTATCTTAATGGGGATTGTGTATAATGTTGTTGAGTTAAAATATAATGTAAAGTTTGCTTGACATGAAATGTAAAGCGTGCTATACTTTTGGTGTGGTAAAGTTCACTTTACATTTGTTAAGAGGTAAGTATTATTTTTTACTAAAGGAGGTATTGAATGGAGAATCGGATAAGGGAGTTGAGAGAAGAGTTTAGGATGACTCAGCAAGAGTTGGCTAAAAAGGTGGGGGTATCAAGGCAAACTATAATTTCTTTGGAGAATGGTAGGTATAACCCCTCTATTAATCTGGCATTTAAGGTTTCTAAGGCCTTTGATAAATTAATAGAAGATATTTTTATTTATAATGAGGAAGAAGATTAATTAGTTGAAGGGAGATATTTTATGAATAAATATGTTAAGAATGAGATTAAAAAGTCATTTGCTTTTATTTTAGGTGGTATCATTATTGGTGTGCTTGGTTATTTCCAAGATGGTAAGGATCAAAAAAGTTTGTATGCTCTATGTTTAGCATTTACAATTATTGGAATTGCTCAAATAGCAATTTATCTATCAGTTAGAAATAAACCTGAATACGTTGATAAAATTAAAGCTGAAAAAGAGGAACGAAGTGTTTTTATACGTGATAAGGCAGGCAAATCTGCTTTTTGGATTACATTTGGTGCAATAGCCATATCCAGTAATCTTAGCCAGTTCACAAAATTGACTGTTGCTGATTATGGAAATATTATCCTGGTTTTAATGTGTATCGTTTACTTTTCATTTTTCTTTTATAATCTAAAGAAATATTAGAGCTTCTACTGGCTCAAGAGCGGCATATAAGTAAGAAGGGGCTGTCTGATAATACATTTTTTAACGTCAATATCAAGGAAGATAGACTAGGTTTAGCGGTAAGCGAAGCCATGGACGGCGTAGCTCATACCCTTTAAACAGGACGTTTAAGGGTATGAATAGCTAAACCTAGTCTATCTTCCAAAACTTTTAGCCTTCTCCAAAAAATGTATTATCAGACAGCCCCTTTATCACACTGCCGTTGTCTGTTTTATTACTGTCTTACTTGCTTTTATATTTATTTTGCAATCAAGTTATTTAATCTTTCTTTTACTTGTTCCATCATACTTGAATATTTTTCAAGCTTTGCTTTTTCTTCGGCAACTACTTTTTCAGGTGCTTTGCTAACAAATCGTTCATTAGCTAATTTTTTATTTACACGGTCTAATTCACTTTCAAGTTTCTTTTCTTCAGCTTTCAATCTTTCTATCTCTTTTTCAATATCTACAAGTTCAGCGAAAGGCATAAATATAGTTGCATCTTCTATAACAGTCGATACTGCGTCATTATCAATACCGTCTTTGTTATTTTGAATAACTACTTCGTTAGCATATCCAAGAGTTGCAAAGAATACTTTTCCTTTTTGGAATGTATTTCTTACTTCTTCTTTATCGGATACAACAAATACTTTTGCTTTCTTTGATGGTGGTACGTTCATCTGAGCTCTTACATTTCTAATACTTCTTACAGCTTGTTTAATCAATTCGATTTCTGATTCTTCTGCTGTAAAATTCCATTCTTCTTTAAATCCTGGCCATTCAGAAACCATAATGGATTCTTCTTTATCTTGAATGAAAGTAAATATTTCTTCAGTGATGAATGGCATATATGGATGTAATAGCTTAAGTGATGTTATTAATACATTTTTAAGTGTCCATAATGCGGCTGCTTTGGTATCATCATCATCATTGTATAATCTAGGTTTTACCATTTCAATATACCAGTCACAGAATTCTTCCCAGATAAAGTCGTATAATTTTGCTACAGCAATACCTAACTCATATTTTTCCATGTTTTCTGTAACATCTTTTACTAAAGTATTGGCTTTAGATAATATCCATCTATCAGCTGGTGTCAATTCATCTAATGCTACTTCTCTTTCTTCTATGTTTTCAAGATTCATTAATATAAATCTAGATGCATTCCATATTTTGTTGGCAAAGTTTCTACTAGCTTCAACTTTTTCATCGTAATAACGCATATCATTTCCAGGTGCGTTACCAGTCATTAATGTTAATCTTAGAGCATCTGCTCCGTATTGTTTAACTACTACTAATGGATCAATACCATTTCCAAGGGATTTACTCATTTTTCTTCCTTGTGAATCTCTCACAAGACCATGAATAAGTACTGTATCAAAAGGTACTTCACCCATGAATTCCATTGAAGAAAATACCATTCTAACTACCCAAAATGGAATAATATCATATCCAGTTACCAATACATTAGTTGGAAAGAAATAACCTAATTCATCAGTATTATCAGGCCAGCCAAGTGTTGAGAAAGGCCATAATGCTGAACTGAACCATGTATCGAGTGAATCTTCATCTTGATGGAACTTGGTACCAGAACATTTAGTACATTTTTCAGGAGCTTCTTTGCTAACTATGATTTCTCCACAATCTTCACAATAGTAAGCTGGAATACGATGTCCCCACCATAACTGTCTTGATATACACCAGTCTCTAATATTTTCTAACCAATGAAGATATATCTTACCATATCTCTCTGGAACAAATTTTAAATCACCAGATTTTAGAACTCTGATTGCAGGTTTTGCCAATTCTTCCATCTTAACAAACCATTGTTGTTTTATCATTGGTTCAATAACGCTATTACATCTATCATGCATACCTACGTTGTGTGTATGTTCTTTTACTTTTACAAGTAATCCTTGTTCATCTAGGTCTTTTACCATTTGCTTTCTTGCTTCGTATCTATCTAATCCTTCATATTTTCCACCATTTTTATTGATGGAACCGTCATCATTCATTATATTTATCTGTTCTAGATCATGTCTGAGTCCAACTTCAAAGTCATTAGGGTCATGAGCTGGTGTAATCTTAACTACTCCTGTTCCAAATTCCATATCTACATATCTATCTGCAACTATAGGTATTTCTTTATTAACTAATGGTAGAATTACTTTTTTACCAATAAGGTGGCTATAACGTTCATCATCAGGATTTACAGCTACTGCAGTATCGCCAAGCATAGTTTCTGGTCTTGTTGTCGCTATCTCAACAAAATTATCTGAACCTACTATAGGATATTTAATGTGCCAGAAATATCCATTTTTTTCTCCATGTTCAACTTCTGCTTCTGATATTGCTGTTTGACATACTGGACACCAGTTAACAATTCTAGCCCCTCTGTAGATATAACCTTTGTTGTAATATTTGATGAATACTTCTTCAACAGCCTCGGATAATCCTTCATCAAGAGTAAATCTCTCTCTGTCCCAATCACAAGATGAACCTAATTTCTTAAGCTGATCAACTATTACTCCACCGTATTCTTCTTTCCACTGCCAAGCTCGTTCTAGAAATTTTTCTCTTCCGATATCTTCTTTAGTAATTCCTTCTTCAGCCATTTTCTTTACAATTTTTACTTCTGTAGCAATACTTGCATGGTCTGTTCCTGGTTGCCATAAGGCACTGTGACCCTGCATTCTTTTGAATCTAATAAGAATATCCTGCATAGTATTGTCAAGAGCATGCCCCATATGTAGCTGCCCTGTAATGTTTGGTGGTGGAATCACAATGGAAAATGGTTTCTTAGTTCTGTCTACTTCCGCATGAAAATATTTATTGTCCATCCATTTCTGATATAATCTTCCTTCTACCTTAGAAGGATCGTAAGTTTTATCTAAATTTTTCGCCATAACTTGCCTCCTACATATTTTTGTAATTATTTTTATTCTACAAATCTTTTAATTAAGCATGATTACATGTTTTCTTACCAATAGTAAAGTTGAGTGATTAACTAAATAGTACTATCATTATTACACCAACTACTACTAATAATGCTCCGATTATTCTAGTAACAATCATTCCATTATTCAACAACGCCAAAAATTCCTCATTATCGTTCTTATTCGGATTATAATCTAATTTCTTCTTATTCCTTTTATACATAAGCTTTGCACCATAAAAAATAATTGCGCCAACTACTACTAAAATAATACCTATTATTTTCATTTAATCACCTCATCAAAAATAGTTTCCTAAAAATAAAAAAATCCCATCATCCAAATAAGGACGATAAGACCGTGGTACCACCTTAATTCTTAAATGTATCAGCATAGCCAATACCAAATAAGCACTTAATAACCATTAACGGAGTCATCCGATCTATCCTACTATAATTTCAGATAAATTGCTAAAAAGCTACCTTCTGTTTGTCATATCATAGAAAATTTCTCAGCTACCTGAACTAAGTTCAAAGTAATTTTCCTCTCTGTAAGCCGTATCAAACATACTCCTCTTTCTCACTGCATTTATACTATCTATTACTAATTATATTATATGGTATTATAATATTTTTTGTTTGTCAAGGCTATTTTATTTTTATCTTTTCTTCACATATATAATAAAAACGCCGAACCCAGCTTTTTGCTCAGGACGAGCAAGTTGCTGGCGTAACATATACATATACTATTTTGCTAATGCCACGTCAGAACAAAACTATTTTTTTGACTTGCACCCAAAAATAATTTTTAATTATATAAGTACCTCATTAATAATCTTAGTTATAGCCTTTTCATTAGTAGTATCATTATTCCTAACATCAATCAATATTTTGGTTATAAGCTGTATCTCATTATTATATTGTTCCAAAGTATTCTTTAGCGTTTTTTTATCCTGCTTAATGTTTTCCATACCCGTGTATCTATTATCTTTATTTAAATATATATCAATGTTATCCAAGATATAATTAATTGATTGGATATCATGTTTTTTAAGTACTCTTTCAATATCATCTTCCAAAATGATTATATTACCTGATATTTTATGTATATTACTTTTATCTTTTTTGTTTTGCTGGAATTGTTTCCATCTATCTTCTAGCATCTCACCGCTCTTAACCTTGTATTTATTATATTCATAAGCAAGGAACTGTTCATTGTTTACATATTTAAGTTTGACTTTATTCAGAAGCTCAACAGCCCTCTGCATCAAAATATTGTTTTTCTTGATTTCATGTATGACGTATCTCCTGAAGATATATATCCACAAACTAAAAAACCCTATCACTACAATCATAATTATTGAAGGAATAAAAATGTCAACATCATTATTAGTATAGACAACACTTAATATCAATGCTGAAAAAGCAAAAATGGTTAATAACCCAATCATCAAGATCTTAACGAATTTTTGTGCCTTGATTAACCTTTCTTTACCATATAGCAAATCACCTTTTTCTCCCTCTATGTATGTAATATCATTTTTAACATCTCGTTGTCGTTGCTCAACACTTTTTAGATTCTTAATTACATCCTCAATATTTTCTTCATAATCCTGAAGATAATCGAATTGTTGTCCTGCTCCCTTTATTCTATCCACATATTCTACTTTATCATTTTTAATAGCAATATAATTATTAGCACAATTTTCGAATTCTGCCAATTGCTTTTTATTCATTTTTTCTATCTGCTGAATACTGGTATGAATCTTATTCAATCTATCATATTCTGCTATTACCTGTTCTTTATCCTTATAAGTATTTTTCAGTTTGCTGCACAATTTACTTGTGTTTTCTACATCATTATAAATATTATTGATATCGACTCCAAGATAATTTTTTTCATCAATATCAGCAATAACTTTTTTGGTAAATATGTTCTTTAAGTTTGCTATCAGTCCCATTTAGTTACCTCTTTCATATTTTAACATCATGATTATTAGTAAATAGAATTAAAGTATATATTTATTATATTGTTCACTTAATTAAGTGTCAAGAATAGTGTCAATTTATGTTTAATATTTCATATATTGGTAATACTAATTTCAATAATCTTTACTACTATATAAAATTAATTAAAGGTGAAATCATGTACAAAAAGATAATATGTATCTTTCTTATACCCCTGCTATTATTCACAGGTTGCTGGGATTCAAAAGACATCAATAAAAAATGTGTAAATATATCTTTGGGAATAGATTATGTTGATGATAACATACAGTTTTGTGGTGAAATAGTAAAACTAACCGGATCTCCAAGAGAAGATACAGGTGAATCACAATCATCCAGCGTATACACTATATTTGCCCAAGGTAAAACATTTGAAGAAGCTAGAGTAAACTATAATTCAAATATTCCTTACCCTTCGTTTCTTGGCGCTACTAGGGTTGTACTCTTCAGTGAAGAATTTGCAAAACGTGGAATAGAATCATATCTAAATAGAGTTGATAGTTTATTTGATTATAGAAAAACGTTAAATACTGTAGTATGCCGTGAACCAACAAAAGAATGTTTTAATATAGAAACTGATAAGGCTCTAGCAATTGGTTTATTTATAGAGAATATATTAAGGAATCTAAAAGACGAAGGAAATTCAATTTGTCTTGATGTTGGTGATTTACTTTCTGATATTGCATTTGGTTCAGTGGGTTATGTCCTTCCATATATCGGTATAGAATCTAACGATTTAAAATATTTAGGACTGGCTGTTTTCAAAGACTCTAAACTAATTGATATAATAGATGTTCATGATACTGAACCTCTTTTGTATATACTAGCTGATAATACTAAGTTAGTAGAACTAATCCCCGATCCTCTTGATAATCAAAATAAATATTCATTTAGAGTTCATATTAACAAAAGGAAAATATCAACTTCATTGAAAGATGATATAGTAAACATAACTATCAATTTAGACCTACATGCAGAATTACGTTATCAGTATTATAAACATAATATCTCAGATGAAATGATTAAACAGTTAGAAACCGAACTTTCTAATAAAATATCTAACGAAATTATTGATTTTGTCAAAGAAGCTCAAAAAAATTTCAAATGTGATATTTTTAATTTTGGTGAAGAATTCAAAGCTCAACATTATTATCAATATCAGGAAATAGATTGGGAACAAGCGTTTCTATCTGCAAATATCAATGCTAATGTGAAAACAACAATAGTAAACAAAAACTTAAAAAGCGATGATAATTTTAAAAATAGTAAATAAAGGGGCAGCAAGATGAATATTTTTGATACTTCATGGAAAAAAAAATCTAAAGAACTTGGTATAATTACTAGATATCTTGATGTTGGCGGTACCGAAATTATTATTTTATATATTCAACAAATAACTGATAGAAATATGCTTTCATTAAATATCATCAAACCATTACTATTATGTCAAAAAAAAGCTATCACTACTGACAAGATTATTAATACGATTTATATTGATGATTTATATACAGATACTAAAGAAAAAGAAATCATTAACTATGTTCTAAAAGGTAATTCAGTCATTATTATACCTACAGAAGAAAAATATATTGTTGCCAATACCTTAAAAATTGAAAAACGTCAAGTACAAGAACCAAATATAGAAAATACTATAAAAGGTGCTAGAGATGCTTTTAATGAAAATTATAATGATAATCTATCATTAATCAGATATAGATTAAAAGACCCCAAATTACGTATTGATGAATTAATAGTAGGAAAAAGAACACAGACTACAGTGGCTGTGATATATATTAAAGATATAGCCAATTCACACTTAGTTGGTACTATAAAAGATAAAATATCCAAGATAGATATTGACGGAATATTGGAATCCAGTTATATACAAAAATTCATATTAAATAATTCATATAATTTTTTCCCTCAATCTGGTATTGTTGAACGTTCAGATACTGCATGCGCCAATATTTTGGACGGCAAGGTAATAATTCTAGTGGAAGGTGGAAATCTGGCATTAGTTGTACCAAAGACTTTTATAGAATTTTTTGATACTGGTGATGATCATTTTGACAATACATTCATAAGTATTTTTTCAAAGTTTATTAGAATTCTATGTATAATGATTTCTTTATTCTTGACTTCATTATATGTTGCCGTTGTAAGCTTTCATTCGGATATACTGCCACCGCAATATATAATTAGTTTAGCTACATCAAGAGCAACTGTACCTTTTAATGCTTTTCTAGAAGCATTCTTGATGGAAACAGTTGCAGAAATTCTTAGAGAAGCAAGTGTAAGACTTCCTAAACAAATAGGTCCCGCTATTGGTATAGTAGGTACAATAGTTATTGGTCAAGCTTCTGTTTCAGCAGGTTTAGTTAGTCCTTTGCTGGTAATCATAGTATCATTATCTATTATGAGTTCTTTTGCAACTGCTGATTATTCAATCACTAATACTATTAGGATTTTGAAATTTTTAATGATAATAGTTACTAGTGTTTTCGGATTATTTGGTTTTACTATGGGAGTAATTCTAATAACAGTAAATCTCTGCTCCATGGATAGTTTTGGAGTATCTTATGTTGCTCCTTTATCACCATTAAATTTTAGAGCTTTAAAACATTTATTTTTAAGCGATATACATTTATCTAAAAAAAGACCAGAATATTTAAAAACAAAAGATGACACCCGACAATAACTGGAGGTATTTTTTTGAAAGAGCCACTTACAAACAAACAGATAATCTTTTTAATATTTTCTTATATAGTAGGATACGGAATAATATCTCTTCCTAAAAACATTGCAGAAGACATGGGTACTGGTGGATGGATATCTATAGTAATAGGTGATATTATTATTATTTTTTCAGCATTTCTATTTACTTATTTAGCAAAAACCTTTAATAATAAAACTATCTTTGAATATAGTAGAATTCTTACTGGTACATTTATATCATACTGTATTATATTTATCATCAGTATCTATTCAATATCTACAGCTACTGTTGTAACTAAATTGACATGCGAAACAATAAAACTTTCTTTCTTAATAAACACACCTATATGGGCTTTAACTACCTTTATGCTTATTGTGTGTTTTTATACATTGCTTAATGATATCCATGTTTTAGGAAGAATATTTGAGATATTTTGTTTAGTTTTCATTATCTTCGCCCTAATATTGGATATTGCAATCTTCTCACAGGGTGAATTAACTGACATAAAGCCTTTCTTCTTGTTAGATGTAGAAGGTTTAATAAAAACTCTTCCTAAAATAATTTTCCCTTTTGTGGGTATAGAATTATTAGCTGTAATACCAATGGATTTTAAAAAAGAAAATAAAAAGGTTTTTAGATATATATTAGGTATTTTGGTTTTAATAGGAATAGTCTATATCATAAATGTAGAATCATCTATATCTGTTATGGGAGTTGATAGCATTATTCACTATGAAGATGCTAGATTCGCCTCAATAAGAAGAATTGAAATTGATGCCTTGCAATTCTTAAAACGATTAGATTCCATTTTTATAGTAGCATGGCTTTTGAGTACTTTTGGTACAATTGTTCTCTCGTTATACATGGCAGTATTTTTACTTAATAAATTATTTTCTAAAATAAATCGTAATATTATCGTGTTTATCCTTATAGCTATAGTATTCATCCTAACTTTAATACCTACAACTATGGATATGCTAAGACAAGCCCTTGATTATGTAAGTTATTTAGGTATAGGTATCTTATTGGTTATGCCGATATTACTATCTATAATAACTTTAATAAAAAAACATTTCAAGAAAATATAATTCTATAATTAATTGTTATCAACAATATACTAACTATCTTGAATTTGACTTGCATTTTGAATCTTAATAGGTATAATGATAGATGTAAAGGAAGTGATTAAGTGTCAAATAAAAAAAGTCATTTTCATGGTAGCGACCTAGAAAAAATAGAATCAGTATATAATATAAATAAATATGATATCATCAATTTTAGCGGAAATGTCAATCCACTAGGAGTTTCTAAAAATCTATTAGAACTACTATCGAAAAATGTTAATGTTATAGGAATGTACCCTGATAGGGCGTATACAAAATTAAGAAAGCAATTGGCAAAATATATAGATGTTAATTATAAAAATATAATTGTTGGTAACGGTTCAACTGAACTTATTTCCATATTCATTAATATCATCAAACCAACAAAAGCTCTTATTGTGGGTCCTACATATTCAGAATATGAAAGAGAAATCTCAATAGGCGGTGGTTCTTCTAATTATTATCCTTTGAAAGAAGAACTGGATTTCAAGATAGATATTAAAGATTTATTATTAAATATAACTGATGATATGGATTTACTGGTTATATGTAATCCTAATAACCCTACATCAACATCAATTTATTCTGAAGACATAAAATGCATATTAGAATATTGCCATGAAAAAAATATATATGTTATGGTAGATGAAACATATATTGAATTTACAAAGGAAATGGATAAAATAACTTCTGTTGGACTTACAAATTCATATGATAATTTGTTTATAACTAGAGGAGTTTCAAAATTCTATGCTTCACCTGGCTTAAGATTAGGATACGGTATCTGTGGTAATAAAACAATTATGGAGAAGATCAATAATCTAAAAAATCCTTGGACAATCAACTCTTTAGCAAGTTTTGCTGGTGAGGTTATGTTTGAAGATGAAGAATATATCAAAATGACAAAAGATTTCATTGAACAAGAACGTAATAGAATATACAAGGAATTGGATAGCTGGAAAGATATTAAAGTATATCCACCAACAGCTAATTTTATTTTAATCAAGATATTAAGAAACGATATAGATTCACATCAA
The window above is part of the Vallitalea guaymasensis genome. Proteins encoded here:
- a CDS encoding Ger(x)C family spore germination protein; protein product: MYKKIICIFLIPLLLFTGCWDSKDINKKCVNISLGIDYVDDNIQFCGEIVKLTGSPREDTGESQSSSVYTIFAQGKTFEEARVNYNSNIPYPSFLGATRVVLFSEEFAKRGIESYLNRVDSLFDYRKTLNTVVCREPTKECFNIETDKALAIGLFIENILRNLKDEGNSICLDVGDLLSDIAFGSVGYVLPYIGIESNDLKYLGLAVFKDSKLIDIIDVHDTEPLLYILADNTKLVELIPDPLDNQNKYSFRVHINKRKISTSLKDDIVNITINLDLHAELRYQYYKHNISDEMIKQLETELSNKISNEIIDFVKEAQKNFKCDIFNFGEEFKAQHYYQYQEIDWEQAFLSANINANVKTTIVNKNLKSDDNFKNSK
- a CDS encoding valine--tRNA ligase: MAKNLDKTYDPSKVEGRLYQKWMDNKYFHAEVDRTKKPFSIVIPPPNITGQLHMGHALDNTMQDILIRFKRMQGHSALWQPGTDHASIATEVKIVKKMAEEGITKEDIGREKFLERAWQWKEEYGGVIVDQLKKLGSSCDWDRERFTLDEGLSEAVEEVFIKYYNKGYIYRGARIVNWCPVCQTAISEAEVEHGEKNGYFWHIKYPIVGSDNFVEIATTRPETMLGDTAVAVNPDDERYSHLIGKKVILPLVNKEIPIVADRYVDMEFGTGVVKITPAHDPNDFEVGLRHDLEQINIMNDDGSINKNGGKYEGLDRYEARKQMVKDLDEQGLLVKVKEHTHNVGMHDRCNSVIEPMIKQQWFVKMEELAKPAIRVLKSGDLKFVPERYGKIYLHWLENIRDWCISRQLWWGHRIPAYYCEDCGEIIVSKEAPEKCTKCSGTKFHQDEDSLDTWFSSALWPFSTLGWPDNTDELGYFFPTNVLVTGYDIIPFWVVRMVFSSMEFMGEVPFDTVLIHGLVRDSQGRKMSKSLGNGIDPLVVVKQYGADALRLTLMTGNAPGNDMRYYDEKVEASRNFANKIWNASRFILMNLENIEEREVALDELTPADRWILSKANTLVKDVTENMEKYELGIAVAKLYDFIWEEFCDWYIEMVKPRLYNDDDDTKAAALWTLKNVLITSLKLLHPYMPFITEEIFTFIQDKEESIMVSEWPGFKEEWNFTAEESEIELIKQAVRSIRNVRAQMNVPPSKKAKVFVVSDKEEVRNTFQKGKVFFATLGYANEVVIQNNKDGIDNDAVSTVIEDATIFMPFAELVDIEKEIERLKAEEKKLESELDRVNKKLANERFVSKAPEKVVAEEKAKLEKYSSMMEQVKERLNNLIAK
- a CDS encoding spore germination protein; its protein translation is MNIFDTSWKKKSKELGIITRYLDVGGTEIIILYIQQITDRNMLSLNIIKPLLLCQKKAITTDKIINTIYIDDLYTDTKEKEIINYVLKGNSVIIIPTEEKYIVANTLKIEKRQVQEPNIENTIKGARDAFNENYNDNLSLIRYRLKDPKLRIDELIVGKRTQTTVAVIYIKDIANSHLVGTIKDKISKIDIDGILESSYIQKFILNNSYNFFPQSGIVERSDTACANILDGKVIILVEGGNLALVVPKTFIEFFDTGDDHFDNTFISIFSKFIRILCIMISLFLTSLYVAVVSFHSDILPPQYIISLATSRATVPFNAFLEAFLMETVAEILREASVRLPKQIGPAIGIVGTIVIGQASVSAGLVSPLLVIIVSLSIMSSFATADYSITNTIRILKFLMIIVTSVFGLFGFTMGVILITVNLCSMDSFGVSYVAPLSPLNFRALKHLFLSDIHLSKKRPEYLKTKDDTRQ